ACTGCGTGATACGCAACCAAAGATCGCGGTTACCACCGATCTTATCGTTGGGTTCCCCGGGGAAACTGAAGACGAGTTTGAACAAACCGTTACCGCCGTGAAATCTATAGGGTTTGATTACGCATACGTGTTTAAGTACTCACCCCGGGTTGGTACCGCTGCGGAAAAGTGGGGCGATACTGTCCCACAGGAAATTAAGGAACGTAGGCATGCGAAACTTTTGCGGGTAGTAAACAATGTTGCAGAGCTCAAGTCTAAATCTTATGTCGGAAAAATTCAGGAAGTGTTGGTTGATAATTGTAATCCTGATACCGGTAAGTGTAATGGTAAAACACGGGCAATGTGTTCCGTAATATTCCGACCGGAAAGCAGTATCGCTGCTGGGCATGTTGTTAAACTAAATATTGTATGTAATCACATACATTCGTTAGAAGGAGACTTAACTTTTTAATGAAATCTTTTTTATCTAAACAAGTACACACTGTTTTTATTCTAATATTAATTAGTTTTTATGCTGGATTAGTACTTGCTGCTGAAGGATCCGTAAAGCCTGTCCTATGTCCCAGTTGCAGTGTGGTGATTAATACCTCCAGTAATTTTTGTAGTAGTTGTGGATACTCGTTGAAAGATGTTTCTGATAATTCAGAGTTTAGTAAAGAGTTTCTCGATAAACTGAGAAAAAGCGTAGTAAAACTTGAAGTTACATTTAACACGTATGACAAACGGCTGGCAAAAGAAAAAATGGTTGAAGTCGGGAGCGGGGTGTTCATAAGTACTTACGGTTATATTCTTACGGTTAATCATATCTTTGATATGAGTTTATTGGAAAGATTAATGGATACGGATATTGATATTAATAAAATCAAGGTTATAACGCATGGGAATCGTGTATTCTACGCTACTTTAATCCAACAGGACCCGTATACCGATTTAGCTGTTATCAGTATCAGTACTGCATCTATTAATTATCTGAAACTTGAACCTGGAAAATTAGGGATTGGGTTAGGAGATAAAGTTGTTGCAATAGGATCCCCGTTGACGTTAGAGGATACGGTCTCGATAGGACGGGTCTGTAAAGAACGGCGGTATCTTAATTCAGGAGGGTTGTTTCACTACGAACATTTTTTGCAGCTTGATGCGCGGTTAAATCAGGGAAATAGCGGCGGGCCGGTTATTAATTCATCTGGTAATATTGTGGGGATAGTATCCGCTAAAGCTTTTGGTGAGTATTCAGATAATTTGTGTTTTGCTGTACCGTTAAGAATTATTAAGCATTCTCTGAGATCAATGATGTATAAACGCGAGCCAGTGTATCCATGGCTCGGTGTATGGGTTGATGAGAAGGAAAATGGGGAATTGGTAGTTAGTTATGTTGCGGTAAAACAAAAAAATGGGCTTGAACCCGGAGATGTGATCATAGATATTTATGGTAATAAGATTGATGGATTGTTTACTGCGCAGGGGTTATTATTGAATTCTTTGCCAGATACAAGTATTACCATAACCGTATTGAGAGATAATTCATTGAAAGATGTTGTCGTGACTACTTCACAACGGCCGTTAAACGTTAATATTGATGGTGATGTAGAATTTAGGATCTGGGGTATCGGATTGAAGGAAGAAAAGGGGAGTAATGTCGTAAAAATTGCTGAATGTGATTCTGATAATACTGCATATCAAGCTATGCCTATCTTTAAATCTAGCGAGTTCGAAACAAAACGTTACTCATCATCACTTGCGTTCCTGAATTTTACATACACTCAACCAGAGAAGAAGGAAATTAAGCCATATCTCATCGAACCAGAAGATGTTGTTGCACAAATTGAACCTATAAAAAATCTGTACAATATAGAATCTTGTTTATATTCATTAGCAGCAGGGTCATTGTCCACTAATACACGTTCAATGTCTAATATTTCTGTATTTAATGATATGCTTGCACAAAGCTCAACAAAAGGATATATTATGCTTGGCATGAGGATAAAACGAGGTGATACGTTCTATGTTAATTTTTGCCTGCGTAAAATTCCGGTTAACCGTTTTCTTTGATAATCCTTGATTCCTATATGGTAGAATATATATTTTGAGTCTTTAAGAGAAGGGAATTATTGTTTTATGATGTCAATACGTATGTTAGTAATCATGGGGTTTACGTTATTACTTACAATCCTCACCTGGCAAAACGGTAGCATGGGTAATGCTGAAGTCTTTATTTTCGCGTGGAAGTTCGCTATACCAATCACAGCGTTGATGTTATTATCTTTTTTCTTTGGGATAGTGGTTACTATTCTTGAACTACAACTACAGGTGAAGAAGTATAAAACTTTACTAAAAGAAAAAGATAGTACGATTGAAGAACTAAAGAAGCCAGCACAACAGGTTCAGCCGTAAACTCTATTCTTTTATGGACACTACCGCGAAATCAAGCCTCACACCGTTGATGCAGCAGTACCAGTCAATAAAAAACCAGTACCGCGATACTATACTCTTATTCCGGCTGGGTGACTTTTATGAAATGTTTTTTGATGACGCTAAGAAAGCTTCACAAATACTTGAGATCGCGTTAACTTCACGCCATGGCTCACCGATGTGCGGTGTGCCGTATCATTCAGTGAATAATTATATCGCAAAACTTATCAAAGCGGGGATTAAGGTAGCTATATGTGACCAGACTGAAGACCCTGCGGAGGCTAAGGGTTTAGTAAAACGCGATGTTGTACGCGTTATCACCGCAGGGACTGTACTCGAAGATAACCTTCTTGATCCTAAAACTAATAATTACTTGCTTGCGTTTTTCCCGGAGAAAGATTATAAGTCATACGGGGTGGTGTTTGTTGATACATCCACCGGCGAACTTACCGGTACCCAAGTACAAAATGATCCGTACTACCAAAAACTTAACCTCGAGATCAGCAGGTTCGCACCAAATGAAGCTATCATCCCGCGGGGGGGTAACGAAAACAGTAAGGTCATAAATATTTTCCAGAATAATAATGTACCCACAAATTTTTATTTCCACGGTGATATAAACGTTTCAACCGGGGTGGATACGCTTTCACGGCTTGGGATGCAGCCACAGGCTTTAAAGGGGAATGGGATTGAAGATAAACCGTTGTTCATCCAGGCGGTAGCCGCAGCGGTGGGGTACCTCGAAAAAACGCAGTTAAAGTTCCCGGAGTATATCAAGAATATATCAACGTATTCACTGGCGGATCATCTTGTACTGGACGAAACTGTTGTGCGTAACCTCGGGATTATATCCAATAATTTTGATGGTAACCGTAAAGGCAGTATGCTTGACGTTATTGACCAAACATTAACTGCTATGGGAGGGAGGTTAATACGTACCTGGCTTTTATTTCCGTTAAAAGATATTGGGGTGATAAAGTCAAGGCAAAGGGTAGT
This Elusimicrobiota bacterium DNA region includes the following protein-coding sequences:
- a CDS encoding trypsin-like peptidase domain-containing protein, giving the protein MKSFLSKQVHTVFILILISFYAGLVLAAEGSVKPVLCPSCSVVINTSSNFCSSCGYSLKDVSDNSEFSKEFLDKLRKSVVKLEVTFNTYDKRLAKEKMVEVGSGVFISTYGYILTVNHIFDMSLLERLMDTDIDINKIKVITHGNRVFYATLIQQDPYTDLAVISISTASINYLKLEPGKLGIGLGDKVVAIGSPLTLEDTVSIGRVCKERRYLNSGGLFHYEHFLQLDARLNQGNSGGPVINSSGNIVGIVSAKAFGEYSDNLCFAVPLRIIKHSLRSMMYKREPVYPWLGVWVDEKENGELVVSYVAVKQKNGLEPGDVIIDIYGNKIDGLFTAQGLLLNSLPDTSITITVLRDNSLKDVVVTTSQRPLNVNIDGDVEFRIWGIGLKEEKGSNVVKIAECDSDNTAYQAMPIFKSSEFETKRYSSSLAFLNFTYTQPEKKEIKPYLIEPEDVVAQIEPIKNLYNIESCLYSLAAGSLSTNTRSMSNISVFNDMLAQSSTKGYIMLGMRIKRGDTFYVNFCLRKIPVNRFL